The window TCTCCGCGCCCAGGAAACGTACACCGGCGCCTCATATCCCGGGACCAGGCGCTTGTAAGAGTTGACCCACTGATTGGTGACGGAGGCGATCGCGGGGGCATGGTGCATCAGGCCGGCGATATAGTGCTTGGCGATGTCGGAAAGATGGTAAACGTCATCTTCATCGTAGAAGGCATTCTTTCCGCCTTTGAAAAGGGATTGATGGACATGCATGCCGCTCCCGTTCCGGCCCGCAACGGGTTTGGGCATAAAGGTGGCGTAAAATCCGTGCTGGCGGGCGACTTCCTTGACCGCCACCCGGTAGGTCATGGTTTTGTCCGCCATGCGCAGTCCCTCGTCGTAGCGAAGATCGATCTCATGTTGGCTGGGAGCGACCTCGTGGTGGCTGTATTCCACTTGTATATCCATGTCCTGGAGATAAAAGATGGTCTCTCTCCTCAGGTCGCTTCCCAGGTCAAGGGGCCGGGAATCGAAGTATCCCCCCTCATCCAGACCTTCCGTTCCCCTATCATCCTTGAAGTAGAAGTATTCCAGTTCGGGGCCCACGTAAAAAGTATATCCCCGTTCCGCGACTTTCCTGAGAAGCCTCTTGAAAACATAACGGGGATCCCCCTCGTAAGGGGTCCCGTCCGGTTTCAGGATGTCACAGAACATGCGGGCTACGGGCCTCTCCGAGGGACGCCATGGCACCAGTTGAAAAGTGGTCGGATCAGGCATGGCGATCATGTCGCTCTCCTGGATCCTCGCAAACCCCTCGATGGACGAGCCGTCGAATCCCATACCCTCGCTCAGCCCTTCCTCCAGTTCCGAGGGCGTGACCGAAAAGCTTTTCAGGAACCCCAGCACATCCGTAAACCAAAACTGGATAAAGCTCACATTTTTTTCCTTGACGACCCTCAGGACGTCATCGGCCGTGCGGCAATTCATTTTATCCCCCTATTGCTTCCGTTCTTTTATGATTTGTCTTTCTCCCGGTTGCGATCCCGAACGAATGAAAAACCGCAGGGTTCCGCCACCGGACCCCTATGGGTTCGGCACGGAAAACGAGCCCCGGGAGACTCAATTGTAAACCATAAAAATTTTTTTGGTTGACAAAAAAAGATCCCCATGTTATCCACCCCGAATCGAGCGATTACCTTACCGGAGGTACTGCGGCCATGTCAATCAGGGAAATCTTGCTGGATTCCCTGAAATGCCAGAAAGGACGATGGGTGTCCGGCGAAGCTCTCAGTTCACGGCTCTCCGTGAGCCGAGCGGCCATATGGAAACACATCCGCGGGCTCCGGGAGGAAGGATACGAAATCCTGTCTTCTCCTAAAAAGGGTTACCTCCTTGAAAAGATCCCCGACCGCCCTTTTCCCAGGGAGATTCTCGAAGGGCTCAATACCCGCCGGTTCGGGAAGGAGAAAATCCACCACTTCGAGGTCACGGATTCGACCAACCGGGTCTCAAAGGATCTTGCTGCCGCCGGGGCCCCGGAAGGCACCCTCGTGGTGGCTGAGGCCCAGGGGAAAGGTCGAG is drawn from Deltaproteobacteria bacterium and contains these coding sequences:
- a CDS encoding glutamine synthetase; translation: MNCRTADDVLRVVKEKNVSFIQFWFTDVLGFLKSFSVTPSELEEGLSEGMGFDGSSIEGFARIQESDMIAMPDPTTFQLVPWRPSERPVARMFCDILKPDGTPYEGDPRYVFKRLLRKVAERGYTFYVGPELEYFYFKDDRGTEGLDEGGYFDSRPLDLGSDLRRETIFYLQDMDIQVEYSHHEVAPSQHEIDLRYDEGLRMADKTMTYRVAVKEVARQHGFYATFMPKPVAGRNGSGMHVHQSLFKGGKNAFYDEDDVYHLSDIAKHYIAGLMHHAPAIASVTNQWVNSYKRLVPGYEAPVYVSWARRNRSAMIRVPMYKPGKETATRIEFRSPDPACNPYLAFAVMLGAGMDGIEKRMELPDPIEEDIFEMNPAERKAHGITDLPGNLYAAIIETEESELVQEVLGDHIFNKFIENKKLEWDTYRTHVSRFEIDRYLPRL